The genome window TACTTGCCCACGCATAAACAGCGGCACCGCGTCGTCCTTGCCATCGTCCAACCGCGCCTCGTACTTGGACAGCGGCGCCCCGGCCACATACAGCGGGCCTTCAATGGTGCGCGGGGTGCCACCGGATTTGCCGGCCGCTTCGTCGGCGGCGTCCATCAGCAGGTCCAGGTAATGCTCCAGGCCCAACCCGGCAGCAAGCAAACCGGCTTCCTGGTTCTTGCCCAATTCGTTGAGGTAATTGACCGCTTTCCAAAACTCTTCCGGGGTCACCTCCAGGTCTTCGATGATGTTCACCGTGTCGCGCAGGATCCGGTAAACCAACGCCTTGGTGCGCGGGTTGCCGCCGTCGTTGAGGCTGCCGCTGGCTTCTTCGAGAAACTGTTGGGCGTGGGCAGTCTGGGAAAGTCGGATGGTCATGGTGCAATCCTCATCTTGTCATTATTGGGTGCAAAACAGGCTCAGCGGTCGTCTTCACGGATCGACGAAGGGTGCCGGCACAGGGCGTTAATTTCGATGGTCATATAGGGGAACAGCGGCAGTTGCATCAGCAGGTCGTGCAGTGCCTGGACGCTGTCGACATCGAACACGCTGTAGTTGGCGTAATGCCCGGCGATGCGCCACAGGTGGCGCCATTTGCCCTCCTGTTGCAGGCGCTGCGCCAGGGCCTTCTCGTCGGCTTTCAGGGCCGCCGCGCGTTCGGGGTTGAGGTCGATGGGCAGGTTCACGGTCATTTTTACGTGGAACAACATGGCAGGCGCCTCTTAGTGTTTGTCACGACGGAAGAACGCCAGACGCTCTTCATCAATAGTCAGGCCCAGGCCCGGTAAGCGCGACACATGCAGCTGGAAATCGCGGTACACCAGCGGCTCGCTGAGGATGTCTTCGGTCAGCAGCAGTGGGCCGAACAGTTCGGTGTCCCACGCCAGCGTGTTCAAGGTGAGGAAGGCATGCGCCGAGGCCAGGGTGCCGATGCCGCCTTCAAGCATGGTGCCGCCGTAGAGGCCGATGCCCGCCGCGTCGGCAATCGCGGCGGTGCGCAATACCGCGCGCGGGCCGCCATTTTTGGCAATCTTGAGCGCGAACACCGAGGCCGCGCCTTCGCGGGCCAGGTTGAAGGCGTCTTCCACACATTCAATCGATTCGTCCGCCATGATCGGCGCCGGGCTCGACAGGTTCAGCCGTGCCATGCCACTGCGGTTATTGCGTGAGATCGGTTGTTCAATCAGGTCGATGCCGTTATCACCGAGCACTTTGCACGCACGCAGGGCCACGGCTTCGTCCCACGCCTGATTGACGTCAACGCGCACACTGGCGCGCTCGCCCAGGGCCTTTTTGATCGCGATGACGTGGGCCAGGTCGCGGCCGACTTCACCGGCGCCAATCTTCAATTTGAAGATACGGTGACGGCGCAGGTCGAGCATCTTTTCGGCCTCGGCAATGTCCTGTTCGGTGTTGCCGCTGGCCAGCGTCCAGGCCACCGGCAAGGCGTCGCGCACGCGGCCGCCGAGCAGTTCGCTGACCGGCAGGTGGCGGCGTTTGCCGAGGGCGTCAAGCAAGGCGCTTTCGACGCCGGACTTGGCAAACGTATTGCCGCGAATGCTACGCTCCAGGCGCAACATGGCAGCATTGATATTGCTCGCGTCCTGGCCAATCAACAGCGGCGCGAAGTGCCGATCGATATTGATCTTGATGCTGTCGGGGCTTTCATTGCCGTAGCTCAGGCCGCCGATGGTGGTGGACTCGCCGATACCTTCAATGCCGTCGGCGCAACGCACGCGGATAATCACCAGGGTCTGGTTTTGCATCGTGTGCATCGCCAGCTTGTGCGGGCGGATGGTCGGGAGGTCGACGATGATGGTCTCGATCGACTCGATGGCGCAAATCGGCATGGCTATACCCGTTGGGTTCTTTATAGGTTTGAGCCGATTCTGTGCCGTATTTTTGCTGGCTTCCAATATAGAATGGGTCTCGCACAATACCTTCAAGGTATGAAAGGAGCCGTGATGGAACTGCGTCATCTGCGCTATTTCCAGGTGCTGGGTGAAACCCTCAACTTCACCCGCGCCGCCGAACGCCTGCACATCGCCCAGCCGCCGTTGAGCCGGCAGATCCAGCAATTGGAAGATGAATTGGGGGTGATTTTGCTGGAACGCGGCCGACCGCTGCGGCTGACCGAGGCCGGGCGGTTTTTCTATGAGCACGCCAATGTGCTGCTGGAACAACTGGGCAAGGTCTGCGACAACACGCGGCGCATCGGCCAGGGCGAGAAGACCTGGTTGGGCATCGGCTTCGCGCCATCGACGTTGTACGGCGTGCTGCCGGAGTTGATTCGACGGCTGCGCAACCATGAAGCGCTGGAGCTGGAATTGGGGCTCTCGGAGATGACCACCTTGCAGCAGGTCGAAGCGCTCAAGGCCGGGCGTATCGACGTGGGCTTCGGGCGTATTCGCATCGACGACCCGGCCATCGTCCAGCGCGTGCTGGTCGAGGACCGACTGGTGGCGGTGCTGCCGGCCGGCCACCGGTTGCTCGGTGCCCCCGCCAGCCTCGCCCAGTTGGCCGCCGAACCCTTTGTGCTCTACCCCGGCAACCCGCGCCCCAGCTATGCCGACCATGTGATTGCGCTGTTCGACGCCCACGGCTTGAGCCTCCAGGTGGCGCAGTGGACCAACGAGTTGCAGACCGCTATCGGGCTGGTCGGCGCGGGCATGGGCGTGACCCTGGTACCGGCCTCGGTGCAGGTGCTGCACCGCGCAGATATCGGCTACACGCCGATTGTGGAAACCACCGCAACCTCGCCGATCATTCTCAGCCGCCGGGTGAATGATCAGTCGCCGGGGCTGAGTCATTGCCTGCAATTGGTGGAAGAGCTGATCTGAGATCGCCCAAACACTGGATATCCAATGTGGGAGCTGGCTTGCCTGCGATAGCGGTGGATCAGTTGGCATCTTTGCTGATTGGCCCACCGCCATCGCAGGCAAGCCCGCTCCCACAGTTTGATCCTCATTGTCTTCAAAGGCTGCGCAGGCGCTTGCGCTGTAAGGTCTGGCTGGGCGACTCGTCAAACAGCTTGCGGTATTCCGCCGAGAACCGGCCCAAGTGCGTAAACCCCCACCCCAGGGCGATTTCGGAAATGGTACGCGTAGAGCCGTGTTCGAGGATGTCCTGGCGCACCGCGCCCAACCGGTGTTTCTTCAAGTACGCCATGGGCGACAAGGCAAAGTATTTGCGAAACGCATCGAACAACTTGAACCGCGACACCCCGGCAGCGGTTTCCAGGTCTTCCAGATGCACGGCTTCACGGGCGTTGTCGTGGATGTACTGCCGCGCGCGAATCAAGTAATGCGGCAGCTTCACGCCGAGTACGTCGCGCAGTTCTTCGGAGTAGTTGTTCGGCTGGGCGAGGATCAGGCCCTTGATCAGCGAGCTTTCCAGATCGCGGGTAAACGCCGCCTGCTCATACAACTCGCTGCTGCGTTCAAGCTCGGCGATGAAATACCGCGCCATGCGCCACCACGACGCCGAAGCACCGTCCACCGCATCCATCACCGACTCAAACCGCAGCGGCGCTTCAATCGGCCGTTGCAGCAAGCCCTCAAGGGATTCGCTCATCGCCGCGCGCGTAATGACCACCTGCAACTTGCGGCAATCACCGGAAATAGCCAGCACCTGATGCTCGTTGGGCGAAATGATCACCCCTTGATCGCAATTGGAGCTCAGGCTCAAACCGTTCTTGCTCAACTCCTGCTCGCCCACCAGCGGCAGGCTCAGGCTGTAACTGCTGAAATGCTCGGCGTCTTCGATGTCGATGGTCACATCAGTGCCGTATTCGATCACGCCCAAGGTGGTGGCGCGGGACTTGAACACATTGGCACTGTGGTGAAAGCGCAGGCGCTCGGGCGTCGCCGTCGCCAGGCGATGCGGCCCGCAGATGCCGGACATCCAGCTGCAGGCGCCCTCCAGGTCGAAGCGTTGAATATGGATATCGCGTGTATGGCTACTCATCAGGGTGCACCCACGGCGGTTAGGCTGTTGCGCGCTCTGGCGGCGCGTCGGTGTAGATCGACAGCAAGTTCCAAGCCACGCCGGCCGTCTTGCAACTGGGTGGATAGCAACCGTCGACTATGTGGATAACGGGCAGGCTTTTGCGCCGTTTGCCTTGCATGACAGTAGCGCATTGCACCGCCGCCCTGCACCGTTGTGAGTATTTGCTGCCCAATTTTCCGGCCCACCTTCCCCCATTAAGCGGATAGCCCGCGCGCTGCCACGCTGCCTCTAATAAACCACCGATTAGCCCCTATCAAACAAGGTACCTCCCATGAGTGGTGCAAGAAGCGTCGAGCAGTGGAAAGCGTTTATCGAAAGCTGCCTGGATTTTCGTCCGGCGGATGAAGTGTTCCGCATCGCCAGGGACATGTTCACCGAACCCGAACTGTTCGACCTGGAGATGGAACTGATCTTCGAAAAGAACTGGATCTACGCCTGCCACGAAAGCGAACTGGCCCATAACCACGACTTCGTGACAATGCGCGCCGGGCGCCAGCCGATGATCATCACCCGCGACGGCGAGGGCAAACTCAACGCATTGATCAACGCCTGCCAGCATCGAGGCACCACCCTCACGCGCGTCGGCAAGGGCAACCAATCCACCTTCACCTGCCCGTTCCACGCCTGGTGCTACAAAAGCGACGGCCGGCTGGTGAAGGTCAAGGCGCCGGGGGAATACCCGGAAGGCTTCGATAAAGCCACCCGCGGCCTGAAAAAGGCCCGCATCGACAGCTACAAGGGGTTTGTTTTCATCAGCCTGGACGTGAATGGCACAGACAGCCTCGAAGCGTTCCTCGGCGACGCCAAAGTGTTCTTCGACATGATGGTCGCGCAGTCAGCCACTGGTGAGCTGGAAGTGCTGCCGGGTAAATCCGCCTACACCTACGACGGCAACTGGAAGCTGCAGAACGAAAACGGCCTGGACGGTTATCACGTCAGCACCGTGCACTACAACTACGTGGCCACGGTGCAGCATCGCCAGCAGGTCAATACTGAAAACGGCACGGGCTCAGGCGCCACGCTGGATTACAGCAAGCTCGGTGCCGGCGACGCGAATACCGATGACGGCTGGTTCGCCTTCAACAATGGCCACAGCCTGCTGTTCAGCGACATGCCCAACCCGACGGTGCGCTCCGGCTACGCCACGATCATGCCGCGCCTGGTGGAAGAACATGGCCAGCAAAAGGCCGAATGGATGATGCACCGCCTGCGCAACCTGAATATCTACCCGAGCCTGTTCTTCCTCGACCAGATCAGCTCGCAGCTGCGCATCATCCGCCCGGTGGCGTGGAACAAGACTGAAATTATCAGCCAATGCCTGGGCGTGAAGAACGAGTCCGACGCCGACCGCGAAAACCGCATTCGCCAGTTCGAGGATTTTTTCAACGTGTCCGGCATGGGCACGCCGGATGACCTGGTGGAGTTTCGCGAGGCCCAGCGCGGTTTCCAGGGCCGCCTGGAACGCTGGAGCGATATCTCGCGCGGCAGCCATCGCTGGGCAACCGGGCCTACGCCGAACAGCGAAGCCATTGGCATCCAACCGGCCATGACCGGAACCGAATTCACCCATGAAGGCTTGTACGTCAACCAGCACCGCAACTGGCAGCAGTTCCTGCTCAAGGGCCTGGACCTGCAAGCGCTGAAACTGCGGGAGGTGCAGTAATGAATGCGCAATTGCAGTACCAGATCGAGCAGTTTTTTTACCGTAAATCCGAACTGTGCGACGCCCAGGACTGGGACGCCTATGTGCAGCTGTTCGACCCGCAGAGTGAGTTCCACCTGCCGCAATGGGACTCGGAGCACGTCTACACCCGCGACCCCAAGCGCGAGATGTCGCTGATCTATTACGCCAACCGCTCGGGCCTTGAAGACCGCGTGTTCCGCCTGCGTACCGGCAAGGCGGCGTCGGCCACGCCCATGCCACGCACCTTGCACCTGATCAACAACGTGCGGATTGCCGAGCAGCCGGGCGGGTTACTGGAAGTGAAGCTGAACTGGCACACGCTGTTCTACCGACTGGCGACTTCGGAGCAGTTTTATGGGCCTGCCACGTATCACCTCAAACCCCATGGCGACAGCTGGCTGATCACCCGCAAACACGCGGTGCTGCTCAACGACACCATCAACTCGGTGCTGGATTTCTATCACCTCTAAAGCACCGGAGCACTGCAGATGAATCACAAAGTGGCCTTCAGTTTTGCCGACGGCAAGACCCTGTTTTTCCCGGTGGGCGCCGATGAAATCCTGTTGGACGCCGCACTGCGCAACGGCATAAAAATCCCCCTGGATTGCCGCGAAGGCGTGTGCGGCACGTGCCAGGGCCGTTGCGAGTCGGGTGATTACAGCCAGGATTATGTCGACGAAGAAGCGCTCTCCAGCCTCGACCTGCAACAGCGCAAAATGCTCAGTTGCCAGACACGGGTGCAATCCGACGCGACGTTTTACTTCGATTTTGATTCGAGCCTGTGCAACGCACCGGGCCCGGTACAGGTGCGTGGCACGGTGAGCGAGGTGCAGCAGATTTCGGCCAGCACGGCGATTTTGCACATTCAGTTAGAAGCCGCGCTGGACTTCCTGCCGGGCCAATACGCCCGTCTGTCGGTTCCTGGCACAGACAGCTGGCGCTCCTATTCCTTCGCCAATCGGCCGGGCAATCAATTGCAGTTCCTGGTCCGCCTGCTGCCGGATGGGGTGATGAGCAACTACCTGCGCGAGCGTTGCCAGGTCGGTGATGAAGTGCGGATGGAAGCACCATTGGGGGCGTTCTACCTCAGGCAGGTCCGCCAACCGCTGGTGCTGGTGGCGGGTGGCACCGGGTTATCGGCGCTGCTGGGCATGCTCGACGAATTGGCGGCGAATGGCTGCGCGCAGCCGGTGCACCTGTATTACGGCGTGCGCGGGGCCGAGGATTTATGCGAAGCCGCGCGCATTCATGCGTACGCCGCGAACATTGCGAATTTTCGCTACACCGAAGTGCTCAGCGATCCGTCGCCCGAGTGGTCGGGCAAGCGCGGCTACCTCACCGAACATTTCGATCTGGCCGAATTGCGGGACAGATCGGCCGATATGTACGTGTGCGGCCCCCCGCCAATGGTCGAGTCCATCCAACAATGGCTGGCGGATCAGGCACTTGATGGCGTTCAGCTGTATTACGAAAAGTTTACGCAGAGTAATATCTGACCCCTCAGCAGTTCTGGGGGGCGGGTGCGGCGTGCAATCAACCCTGAGAAAAACAAGTAGAAGGGAATGTTAATGGCGGATGACATGGTTAACCCGGTAGGCCTCAAGCGTGGCCTGAAGAACCGGCATATTCAGCTGATCGCCTTGGGAGGGGCGATTGGCACGGGCTTGTTCCTCGGCTCGGCCGGGGTGCTCAAGTCGGCGGGGCCGTCGATGATCCTGGGCTACGCGATCGCCGGGTTCATCGCGTTCCTGATCATGCGCCAGCTCGGCGAGATGATCGTCGAAGAACCGGTGGCCGGTTCCTTCAGCCACTTCGCGCACAAATACTGGGGCGGTTACGCAGGCTTCCTCGCAGGCTGGAACTACTGGGTACTTTACGTGCTGGTGGGTATGGCTGAACTGACGGCGGTGGGCAAGTACATCCAGTTCTGGTGGCCGGAGATTCCGACCTGGGTCAGCGCGCTGGTGTTCTTTGTCGCGGTGAACCTGATCAACACCCTGAACGTGAAGTTCTTCGGTGAAGCCGAGTTCTGGTTCGCGATCATCAAGGTGGTGGCGATTGTCGGCATGATCGTGCTCGGCTGCTACCTGCTGTTCAGCGGCACCGGCGGCCCGCAAGCCACGGTGAGCAACCTGTGGAGCCACGGCGGGTTCTTCCCGAATGGCGGCATGGGGTTGTTGATGTCCATGGCCTTTATCATGTTCTCGTTCGGAGGGCTGGAACTGGTAGGTATCACCGCCGCTGAAGCCAGCGAACCGCGCAAAGTGATCCCCAAAGCGATCAACCAGGTGGTGTACCGGATCCTGATTTTCTACGTCGGCGCGCTGACCGTGCTGCTGTCGTTGTACCCGTGGGACCAACTGCTGCAAACCCTCGGCGCGTCAGGCGATGCCTACAGCGGCAGCCCGTTTGTGCAGATCTTCTCGTTGATCGGTAACGACACCGCCGCGCACATCCTCAACTTCGTGGTGCTGACCGCGGCGCTGTCGGTGTACAACAGCGGCGTGTACTGCAACAGCCGCATGCTGTTCGGCCTGGCTGAGCAAGGCGATGCACCGAAATCGCTGATGAAGCTGAACAAACAAGGCGTGCCGATTCGGGCCCTGGCGATCTCGGCGTTGGTGACCATGCTGTGTGTGGTGGTCAACTACGTCGCGCCGCACAGTGCGCTGGAGTTGCTGTTCGCGCTGGTGGTTGCTTCGCTGATGATCAACTGGGCGCTGATCAGCCTCACCCACATCAAGTTCCGCAAGGCCATGGGCGAGCAAGGCGTGGTGCCGTCGTTCAAGACCTTCTGGTTCCCGTTCAGCAACTACCTGTGCCTGGCGTTCATGGTGATGATCATCAGCGTGATGCTGGCCATCCCGGGCATTCGCGAGTCGGTGTATGCGATGCCGATTTGGGTGGGGGTTATCTACATTGCCTACCGGATGCGGATCAAAAAGGGTAGCGCTGTAGTGAATGCACAGTGATCCCTGTGGGAGGGGCTTGCTCCCGATAGCGGTATGTCAGAGACCGGATGTATTGGCTGACACACTGCCATCGGGAGCAAGCCCCCTCCCACCTTGTTGATGGCATTCCAAATGTAGAAAGCCCCGGTTATCCGGGGCTTTTTGTTTAGAGCGTGGACCGTACTCGCCACAGCTCGGGGAATAACACCGTGTCGAGCATCTTGCGCAGGTAACCCACGCCTTCCGTGCCACCGGTGCCGGGCTGGAAGCCAATGATGCGCTCCACCGTGGTCACGTGCCGGAAGCGCCACTGGCGGAACGAGTCCTCCAGGTCGATAAACTTCTCGGCCAACTGATACAAATCCCAATACCGGCTCGGGTCGCGATACACCTCACGCCACGCCGCCTCCACCGATTCATCATGAACCGTCGCCGCCGTCGGGTCGCGTTCGGCGCGCTTGGGGTCGATCGCCAAGCCAGCCTTGGCCATCAGATTGATCGCCTCGTCATACAGCGACGGCGTGGCAATCGCCACTTTCAACTCGTTCAACAACGCCGGCCGATGCGCGTGGGGGCGCAACAGCGCCGCGCTTTTATTGCCGAGGATAAATTCGATCTCACGGTACTGGAACGACTGGAACCCCGACGACTGCCCCAGGAACGGGCGAATCGCCTTGTACTCCGACGGCGTCATCGTCGCCAGCACCGCCCAGGCGTGCACCAGTTGATCAAAGATCCGCGACACCCGCGCCAGCATCTTGAACGCCGGCGGCAACTCGCCCAGACGCACGTGCTCGCGAGCGGCCTTAAGCTCGTGCAGCATCAGTTTCATCCACAGCTCCGAGGTCTGGTGCTGGATGATAAAGAGCATTTCGTTGTGGTCCGGCGACAGCGGGTGCTGGGCGCTGAGGACTTTGCCCAGGTCCAGGTAGTCGCCATAGCTCATGGACTCGGAAAAATTCAGTTCGGCGTTATGCCATTCTTCCGGCGGTTGGTAGTCAGGTGAGAAGGGACACTGGCTCATCGCGTGGGCTCCTTGAGCGGGCGGAGAATGGCACGGACGGGGCTGGCGTCCAGGTTGGCAAAGCGCAGCGGCAGCGCGATCAACTCATAATCGCCCTCCGGCACGTCATCGAGCACGACGCCTTCGAGAATTGCCATGCCGTGGCGCGCCACGGCGTTGTGGGCATCCATGGTCTTGGACTGTTGCGGGTCCAGGGACGGCGTGTCGATACCGATCAGGCGCACGCCCAGGCTGGCGAGCAACTCGACGGTTGCTGGGGCAATGGCGGTGAAATTCGAATCCCACTCGGTCAGCGGCGCTTGTGGATAAGTACGCAGCAATACGCGTTCCGGCAAGTTATCCACACGCCCTTGCAGTTGATGCGGCTGCACCAGCGCGCCGCTGCCCAGGCAATGCAACACGCGGCACGGGCCCATGTAGACGTCCAGTGACACCGCGCCAATCGGCGCACCGTCGGCACTGTAATGCAGCGGCGCGTCCACATGGGCGCCGGTGTGTGGCGACAAGGTCACGCGCCCCACATTCACCGGGCACTGCGGGCCAAACTGCCACACGCGCTCTTCCTGGAACGGCGTATCCCCCGGCCAGGTCGGGGTCGCCGCGCTCAAGGGCGGGCTGATATCCCACCACGTTGTTATTGGGTTCATTTCAAGGCTCTCGGTTGTCACTGGGGTGAATGATACGAGGGCCAGACGTGCATTTTCTTGCTAATTCCAGCGCGAGGCGGGAATTCTTTCGTACTTACTGCGAGGAAATCGCAGATTCATGCACAAATCTTTCGTCCGGCGAAAGCAGCCCGCACACTGAACATCCAATGTGGGAGCGGGCTTGCGCGCGAAGGCAGAGTGTCAGTCACTGAATACTTAGGCTGACCCAACGCCTTCGCGAGCAAGCCCGCTCCCACATGGACTGCCTGGGTGTCAGAGGAATCGCACCAGCCTGCGCTTCTGGGCATCCCGATGTCGAGTTCAGACCACTGACGCAACGCCCAAGGCCTTAGGGTTCACCTTTGCATTCACTGCCTCGGAGTCATCATGTCCAAGCCCATCACCGTACTGCGCGACACCCACCCTCTGCCGGTCCTGGATGCCTGCAAATGGGAAAAACTCGAAGGCGACCCGCACACCGTCAACCTCAACGCCTACACCAGCGAAGACGGCAGCAAGATCATGGGCACCTGGATCTGCACACCGGGCAAGTGGTACGTGGAATACGTGAAGTGGGAATACTGCCATTTCCAGGAAGGCTACTGCGTGATTACGCCTGAAGGGATGGAGCCGATTCACTTGCGGGCTGGGGATATCTTTGTGGTGGAACCGGGGATGAAGGGGACGTGGGAAGTGGTTGAGACGGTGCGTAAGTACTTTGTGTTTGCGTGAGCAATCTAAAGCCCGCTTGCCATAACAAGCGGGCTCACTCCTCTACTCGGGCTTGCGATAGCTGTTGATGATCGCCGAGAAATCCTTGCCGCCTTCCCCGCGCTGGCTCATCGATTGATACAACTGCTGGGCCACAGCGCCCAGAATCACCGGTTGTTTCGCCTGGCGCGCGGCCTCAGTGGCCAAGCCCAGGTCCTTGAGCATCAGGTCGGCGCCAAAACCACCGGTGTAACCCCGCGATGACGGCGCGGTTTCAATCACGCCCGGCCACGGGTTGTAGGTGTCGGAACTCCAGCAACGCCCGGTGGAGCTGTTGATGATCCCCGCCAGCACTTGAGTGTCGATGCCCAGCGCATCGCCTAGGGCCATGGCTTCGCTGACGCCGACCATGCTGATCCCGAGCAGCAGGTTGTTGCAGATCTTGGCGATCTGGCCGGTGCCGACGTCGCCGCAATGCACGATGTTGCGGCCCATCTGCGCCAACACCGGTTGCAGGCTGGCGAACAGTTCTGGCGTGGCGCCGACCATGAACGTCAGGG of Pseudomonas fluorescens contains these proteins:
- the catC gene encoding muconolactone Delta-isomerase; amino-acid sequence: MLFHVKMTVNLPIDLNPERAAALKADEKALAQRLQQEGKWRHLWRIAGHYANYSVFDVDSVQALHDLLMQLPLFPYMTIEINALCRHPSSIREDDR
- a CDS encoding muconate cycloisomerase family protein, translated to MPICAIESIETIIVDLPTIRPHKLAMHTMQNQTLVIIRVRCADGIEGIGESTTIGGLSYGNESPDSIKINIDRHFAPLLIGQDASNINAAMLRLERSIRGNTFAKSGVESALLDALGKRRHLPVSELLGGRVRDALPVAWTLASGNTEQDIAEAEKMLDLRRHRIFKLKIGAGEVGRDLAHVIAIKKALGERASVRVDVNQAWDEAVALRACKVLGDNGIDLIEQPISRNNRSGMARLNLSSPAPIMADESIECVEDAFNLAREGAASVFALKIAKNGGPRAVLRTAAIADAAGIGLYGGTMLEGGIGTLASAHAFLTLNTLAWDTELFGPLLLTEDILSEPLVYRDFQLHVSRLPGLGLTIDEERLAFFRRDKH
- a CDS encoding LysR family transcriptional regulator; translation: MELRHLRYFQVLGETLNFTRAAERLHIAQPPLSRQIQQLEDELGVILLERGRPLRLTEAGRFFYEHANVLLEQLGKVCDNTRRIGQGEKTWLGIGFAPSTLYGVLPELIRRLRNHEALELELGLSEMTTLQQVEALKAGRIDVGFGRIRIDDPAIVQRVLVEDRLVAVLPAGHRLLGAPASLAQLAAEPFVLYPGNPRPSYADHVIALFDAHGLSLQVAQWTNELQTAIGLVGAGMGVTLVPASVQVLHRADIGYTPIVETTATSPIILSRRVNDQSPGLSHCLQLVEELI
- a CDS encoding AraC family transcriptional regulator: MSSHTRDIHIQRFDLEGACSWMSGICGPHRLATATPERLRFHHSANVFKSRATTLGVIEYGTDVTIDIEDAEHFSSYSLSLPLVGEQELSKNGLSLSSNCDQGVIISPNEHQVLAISGDCRKLQVVITRAAMSESLEGLLQRPIEAPLRFESVMDAVDGASASWWRMARYFIAELERSSELYEQAAFTRDLESSLIKGLILAQPNNYSEELRDVLGVKLPHYLIRARQYIHDNAREAVHLEDLETAAGVSRFKLFDAFRKYFALSPMAYLKKHRLGAVRQDILEHGSTRTISEIALGWGFTHLGRFSAEYRKLFDESPSQTLQRKRLRSL
- the antA gene encoding anthranilate 1,2-dioxygenase large subunit, which produces MSGARSVEQWKAFIESCLDFRPADEVFRIARDMFTEPELFDLEMELIFEKNWIYACHESELAHNHDFVTMRAGRQPMIITRDGEGKLNALINACQHRGTTLTRVGKGNQSTFTCPFHAWCYKSDGRLVKVKAPGEYPEGFDKATRGLKKARIDSYKGFVFISLDVNGTDSLEAFLGDAKVFFDMMVAQSATGELEVLPGKSAYTYDGNWKLQNENGLDGYHVSTVHYNYVATVQHRQQVNTENGTGSGATLDYSKLGAGDANTDDGWFAFNNGHSLLFSDMPNPTVRSGYATIMPRLVEEHGQQKAEWMMHRLRNLNIYPSLFFLDQISSQLRIIRPVAWNKTEIISQCLGVKNESDADRENRIRQFEDFFNVSGMGTPDDLVEFREAQRGFQGRLERWSDISRGSHRWATGPTPNSEAIGIQPAMTGTEFTHEGLYVNQHRNWQQFLLKGLDLQALKLREVQ
- the antB gene encoding anthranilate 1,2-dioxygenase small subunit, with the protein product MNAQLQYQIEQFFYRKSELCDAQDWDAYVQLFDPQSEFHLPQWDSEHVYTRDPKREMSLIYYANRSGLEDRVFRLRTGKAASATPMPRTLHLINNVRIAEQPGGLLEVKLNWHTLFYRLATSEQFYGPATYHLKPHGDSWLITRKHAVLLNDTINSVLDFYHL
- the antC gene encoding anthranilate 1,2-dioxygenase electron transfer component AntC, translated to MNHKVAFSFADGKTLFFPVGADEILLDAALRNGIKIPLDCREGVCGTCQGRCESGDYSQDYVDEEALSSLDLQQRKMLSCQTRVQSDATFYFDFDSSLCNAPGPVQVRGTVSEVQQISASTAILHIQLEAALDFLPGQYARLSVPGTDSWRSYSFANRPGNQLQFLVRLLPDGVMSNYLRERCQVGDEVRMEAPLGAFYLRQVRQPLVLVAGGTGLSALLGMLDELAANGCAQPVHLYYGVRGAEDLCEAARIHAYAANIANFRYTEVLSDPSPEWSGKRGYLTEHFDLAELRDRSADMYVCGPPPMVESIQQWLADQALDGVQLYYEKFTQSNI
- a CDS encoding amino acid permease; its protein translation is MADDMVNPVGLKRGLKNRHIQLIALGGAIGTGLFLGSAGVLKSAGPSMILGYAIAGFIAFLIMRQLGEMIVEEPVAGSFSHFAHKYWGGYAGFLAGWNYWVLYVLVGMAELTAVGKYIQFWWPEIPTWVSALVFFVAVNLINTLNVKFFGEAEFWFAIIKVVAIVGMIVLGCYLLFSGTGGPQATVSNLWSHGGFFPNGGMGLLMSMAFIMFSFGGLELVGITAAEASEPRKVIPKAINQVVYRILIFYVGALTVLLSLYPWDQLLQTLGASGDAYSGSPFVQIFSLIGNDTAAHILNFVVLTAALSVYNSGVYCNSRMLFGLAEQGDAPKSLMKLNKQGVPIRALAISALVTMLCVVVNYVAPHSALELLFALVVASLMINWALISLTHIKFRKAMGEQGVVPSFKTFWFPFSNYLCLAFMVMIISVMLAIPGIRESVYAMPIWVGVIYIAYRMRIKKGSAVVNAQ
- the kynA gene encoding tryptophan 2,3-dioxygenase, with product MSQCPFSPDYQPPEEWHNAELNFSESMSYGDYLDLGKVLSAQHPLSPDHNEMLFIIQHQTSELWMKLMLHELKAAREHVRLGELPPAFKMLARVSRIFDQLVHAWAVLATMTPSEYKAIRPFLGQSSGFQSFQYREIEFILGNKSAALLRPHAHRPALLNELKVAIATPSLYDEAINLMAKAGLAIDPKRAERDPTAATVHDESVEAAWREVYRDPSRYWDLYQLAEKFIDLEDSFRQWRFRHVTTVERIIGFQPGTGGTEGVGYLRKMLDTVLFPELWRVRSTL
- the kynB gene encoding arylformamidase, with product MNPITTWWDISPPLSAATPTWPGDTPFQEERVWQFGPQCPVNVGRVTLSPHTGAHVDAPLHYSADGAPIGAVSLDVYMGPCRVLHCLGSGALVQPHQLQGRVDNLPERVLLRTYPQAPLTEWDSNFTAIAPATVELLASLGVRLIGIDTPSLDPQQSKTMDAHNAVARHGMAILEGVVLDDVPEGDYELIALPLRFANLDASPVRAILRPLKEPTR
- a CDS encoding cupin domain-containing protein, translated to MSKPITVLRDTHPLPVLDACKWEKLEGDPHTVNLNAYTSEDGSKIMGTWICTPGKWYVEYVKWEYCHFQEGYCVITPEGMEPIHLRAGDIFVVEPGMKGTWEVVETVRKYFVFA
- the mmsB gene encoding 3-hydroxyisobutyrate dehydrogenase, producing the protein MKIAFIGLGNMGAPMARNLIKAGHALNLFDLNQTVLKELAELGGTISDSPRDAANGAELVITMLPAAAHVHSVWLNEDGVLAGIGKGVPAVDCSTIDPQTIRDVAAAAAKQGVAVADAPVSGGTGGASAGTLTFMVGATPELFASLQPVLAQMGRNIVHCGDVGTGQIAKICNNLLLGISMVGVSEAMALGDALGIDTQVLAGIINSSTGRCWSSDTYNPWPGVIETAPSSRGYTGGFGADLMLKDLGLATEAARQAKQPVILGAVAQQLYQSMSQRGEGGKDFSAIINSYRKPE